A genome region from Panacibacter microcysteis includes the following:
- a CDS encoding PQQ-dependent sugar dehydrogenase, which translates to MICFNACQPASAFDDKTIAHDTASISAGESVFNQRCEGCHNFRQDGIGPQLNAVTKEVTTQWLTDFIKDPQAMISHGDERAGKLYARYKVSMPSFGSLTDNDIHHIIAFLNTHTATVTAEDADAVKDPVPSKIPKSALTANLQFIAQLPASADSGKKPLARITQMIVQPGSNKLFVLDLRGNLYQLTGNTSSVFMNMKQLKPGFIAEPGLGSGFGSIAFHPAFMRNGLFYTTHTEKTGSAIADFGYADSIKVSLQWVLTEWKANDVNDRTFKGTSRELLRINMVSVIHGMQEIAFNPFAKKGDEDYGLLYGGIGDGGCTENGFLLAHNKANLWGTVIRIDPSGSNSRNRRYGIPATNPFVHTPGAAPEIFAMGFRNPHRITWLAGGAMLVSNVGQANIESVNMVTAGSDFGWPLREGNFVIHDTGNINKVYALPADDSAMHITYPVIEYDHDEGKAISGGYAYKGPIAALKNKFLFGDIPTGRLFFTNIFNIKQGSIAPLQEWSVAIDGKTASLQTLCGNDRVDLHFGTDANNDLYIMTKADGKIYRIVSAAE; encoded by the coding sequence ATGATCTGTTTCAATGCCTGCCAGCCTGCCAGTGCATTTGATGATAAAACCATAGCGCATGATACCGCCAGCATCAGCGCAGGTGAAAGTGTGTTCAACCAGCGTTGCGAAGGTTGCCACAACTTCAGGCAGGATGGCATTGGTCCGCAACTGAATGCAGTTACAAAAGAAGTAACCACGCAGTGGCTTACTGATTTTATCAAAGATCCGCAGGCTATGATCAGCCACGGTGATGAGCGTGCAGGTAAACTGTACGCCCGCTACAAAGTATCAATGCCATCATTTGGTTCGCTTACCGACAACGACATACACCATATCATTGCCTTTTTAAACACTCATACAGCAACAGTTACAGCGGAAGATGCCGATGCGGTAAAAGATCCTGTGCCTTCAAAAATTCCAAAATCTGCGCTCACTGCTAACCTGCAGTTTATTGCACAGTTGCCAGCCTCTGCTGATAGTGGCAAAAAGCCATTGGCAAGAATAACCCAGATGATTGTACAGCCGGGCAGCAACAAACTGTTCGTGCTCGACCTCAGGGGAAATCTTTACCAGCTTACCGGCAACACCAGTTCAGTATTCATGAACATGAAACAACTAAAGCCAGGCTTTATTGCAGAACCCGGGCTAGGCAGTGGTTTTGGCAGTATTGCTTTTCACCCGGCGTTTATGCGCAACGGACTATTCTATACAACGCACACAGAAAAAACCGGCTCCGCAATCGCAGACTTTGGTTATGCAGATTCCATCAAAGTTTCATTACAGTGGGTGCTTACAGAGTGGAAGGCCAATGATGTAAATGACCGTACATTCAAGGGTACCAGCAGGGAGTTGCTGCGCATTAACATGGTTTCGGTTATTCATGGCATGCAGGAAATAGCCTTTAACCCGTTTGCAAAAAAGGGTGATGAAGATTATGGCCTGCTGTATGGCGGCATCGGGGACGGCGGATGCACCGAAAATGGTTTTTTACTTGCACACAACAAGGCTAATCTCTGGGGAACGGTAATTCGAATAGACCCCTCAGGCAGCAACAGCCGCAATAGAAGGTACGGTATTCCTGCAACGAACCCTTTTGTGCATACACCCGGTGCTGCACCCGAAATATTTGCGATGGGTTTCCGCAACCCGCATAGAATTACGTGGCTGGCCGGCGGAGCCATGCTCGTTAGCAATGTTGGACAAGCAAACATTGAATCAGTAAATATGGTTACAGCCGGCAGCGACTTTGGCTGGCCATTAAGAGAAGGAAATTTTGTAATTCACGATACCGGCAACATAAATAAAGTTTACGCATTGCCGGCAGATGACAGTGCCATGCATATTACATACCCTGTTATTGAATACGACCATGATGAAGGAAAGGCCATCTCTGGTGGCTATGCATACAAAGGCCCCATTGCAGCCTTAAAAAATAAGTTCCTTTTTGGCGATATACCTACCGGCCGCTTATTTTTTACCAACATCTTCAACATTAAACAGGGAAGTATTGCCCCGTTACAGGAATGGTCTGTTGCAATAGATGGAAAAACTGCAAGCCTTCAAACGTTATGCGGTAATGACCGCGTTGATCTTCACTTTGGCACTGATGCCAACAATGACCTTTATATAATGACGAAAGCCGATGGAAAAATCTACAGGATTGTATCCGCTGCTGAATAG
- a CDS encoding EamA family transporter, translating to MWWVYALLSAAFASLTAIFAKIGVKNMDTDLATAIRTVVILLLAWGLALFKGVVPSIQSLSKQNWLFLMLSGCATGCSWIFYFKALQAGKVSQVAPVDKLSLALTILLSVIFLGETLTLKTAIGALLIIGGTVVLIL from the coding sequence ATGTGGTGGGTATATGCACTTTTATCAGCAGCTTTTGCATCGCTTACAGCCATCTTTGCCAAGATTGGTGTAAAAAATATGGATACCGACCTGGCCACAGCTATCAGAACAGTGGTCATTCTCTTACTGGCGTGGGGGCTGGCTTTGTTCAAAGGCGTGGTGCCTTCTATACAAAGCCTGTCGAAGCAAAACTGGCTGTTTCTTATGCTTTCCGGTTGTGCCACAGGTTGCTCCTGGATCTTTTATTTTAAAGCCCTGCAGGCTGGAAAAGTCTCCCAGGTGGCGCCGGTGGATAAACTGAGTCTGGCGCTTACCATTTTGCTTTCTGTTATATTTCTTGGCGAAACACTTACCCTGAAAACCGCTATTGGCGCACTACTCATAATAGGCGGCACCGTAGTGCTGATTTTATAA
- a CDS encoding MFS transporter, which translates to MKYFPYRYRVLAFLCALTTLTYLDRICISIVGVRIKNEFSLSNEQFGWVLAAFALAYAVFEIPSGLLGDSIGPRKVFIRIVLWWSFFTALTGFATGLVSLIAVRFLFGMGESGTYPNCLITVSRWFPANETGRALTWVGIGSQIGSAIAPLIIIPLAASYGWRMPFYVNAIIGVAWVLWCYYWFKDFPWQMKHIAPKEKNDIEQGCRHRKEQHLISLKLILKNKTVWAVMCMYFCFQWSNYFFVAWMPVYLQEGRHFTEQETSPVIFSLFIAGIIGLLAGGFFSDWIVKTKGLKTGRRFMGITGMGMCGSMILLAAFFASNEWSAICLIAANFSYSFAVMSSYAVCADIGRNNTGTVTGAMNFFGQMGAFFLALSFGKLADITHSYNYPLYIVSFVTLAGCCLWFIIDPTKQVEAGGKENTTTGISESIA; encoded by the coding sequence ATGAAGTATTTTCCTTACCGTTATCGTGTACTTGCTTTTTTGTGTGCATTAACCACGCTTACTTACCTTGACCGTATCTGTATTTCGATTGTAGGTGTCCGTATCAAAAACGAATTCTCATTGTCTAATGAGCAATTTGGGTGGGTGCTTGCGGCTTTTGCATTGGCTTACGCGGTATTTGAAATTCCATCGGGGTTACTAGGCGACAGCATTGGCCCGAGAAAAGTTTTTATACGCATTGTATTGTGGTGGTCATTCTTTACTGCGCTTACAGGTTTTGCCACCGGTTTGGTATCGTTGATAGCCGTACGCTTTTTGTTTGGCATGGGAGAGTCCGGCACATACCCCAACTGCCTTATAACGGTTTCGCGATGGTTTCCTGCAAACGAGACCGGGCGTGCATTAACATGGGTTGGCATTGGCTCGCAGATCGGGTCTGCAATTGCGCCGCTGATCATTATTCCGCTGGCAGCATCGTATGGCTGGCGCATGCCTTTTTATGTAAACGCCATCATTGGCGTGGCCTGGGTGCTGTGGTGTTATTACTGGTTCAAAGATTTTCCATGGCAGATGAAGCATATTGCGCCAAAGGAAAAAAATGATATAGAGCAGGGATGCAGGCACCGTAAAGAGCAACACCTCATATCGCTGAAACTGATCCTGAAAAATAAAACGGTATGGGCAGTTATGTGCATGTATTTCTGTTTTCAATGGTCCAATTACTTCTTTGTGGCATGGATGCCCGTTTACCTGCAGGAGGGCCGGCATTTTACGGAACAGGAAACCTCCCCGGTTATCTTTTCTTTGTTCATTGCCGGCATTATAGGCCTGCTTGCCGGTGGTTTTTTCAGCGACTGGATCGTAAAAACAAAAGGACTAAAAACAGGCCGGCGTTTTATGGGTATCACAGGTATGGGTATGTGCGGAAGCATGATATTACTGGCGGCATTCTTTGCCAGCAATGAATGGAGTGCCATATGCCTTATTGCTGCAAATTTTTCCTATTCATTCGCAGTAATGTCTTCATACGCGGTTTGTGCAGATATAGGCCGCAACAACACAGGTACCGTAACCGGTGCCATGAATTTCTTCGGGCAAATGGGCGCCTTTTTCCTGGCATTATCGTTTGGTAAACTGGCCGATATAACCCATAGCTATAATTACCCGCTTTATATTGTTTCTTTTGTAACGCTTGCGGGCTGCTGCCTCTGGTTTATTATCGATCCTACCAAACAGGTGGAGGCAGGTGGTAAAGAAAATACAACAACCGGCATTTCTGAAAGCATTGCATAA
- a CDS encoding Crp/Fnr family transcriptional regulator, whose product MEYLLDYIKVFYPLSTQAQQALKDCFERVELSKNDYLIRESQVARYMYFLEKGALRGYYILDGKEVTHWFAFENDFVTSFHSFITHTPAVENIQLIEPAVLWRISKEKLTALYNEHHEIERLVRIAYEKYYIKLEERFVNAHFKTAKELYNDLLLQRPHILERVSLGHIASYLGISQETLSRIRGRL is encoded by the coding sequence ATGGAATACCTGCTGGATTATATAAAAGTTTTTTACCCGCTGTCAACGCAAGCACAGCAGGCATTGAAAGATTGTTTCGAGAGGGTAGAACTGTCAAAAAATGATTACCTCATCCGCGAAAGCCAGGTTGCACGGTATATGTACTTTCTCGAGAAAGGCGCCTTGCGCGGCTATTACATACTGGATGGAAAAGAAGTAACGCACTGGTTTGCTTTTGAAAATGATTTTGTAACATCTTTTCACAGCTTTATTACCCATACGCCGGCAGTTGAAAACATACAGCTTATAGAGCCTGCGGTACTGTGGCGCATCTCAAAAGAAAAACTTACAGCGTTGTATAATGAGCACCACGAGATTGAGCGGCTTGTAAGAATTGCCTACGAGAAGTATTATATAAAGCTGGAAGAACGTTTTGTAAATGCACATTTCAAAACCGCGAAAGAACTATACAACGATTTATTGTTGCAAAGACCACATATATTGGAAAGGGTATCTCTTGGCCACATCGCTTCCTACCTTGGCATCAGCCAGGAAACGCTCAGCCGTATCCGCGGCAGGCTTTAA
- the yiaA gene encoding inner membrane protein YiaA codes for MEQKQVLQPSSAFIAASWAAFFIGTVAFIIGLWNADMQLNEKGYYFTVLMFGLFSVVSVQKAVRDQMEGIPITNIYYGIAWFCTLLAIVLLTVGLWNAALAKSEKGFYAMSFTLSLFAAIAVQKNTRDLKASKPVADTHV; via the coding sequence ATGGAACAAAAACAGGTTCTTCAGCCCTCTTCGGCTTTTATTGCAGCATCGTGGGCTGCGTTTTTTATCGGTACAGTTGCTTTTATCATTGGTTTATGGAATGCAGATATGCAGCTCAATGAAAAGGGCTATTACTTTACGGTGCTTATGTTTGGTTTGTTCTCAGTGGTCTCTGTTCAAAAAGCTGTACGCGACCAGATGGAAGGCATACCGATTACCAATATCTACTACGGCATTGCATGGTTTTGTACACTGCTTGCAATCGTGCTGTTAACGGTAGGTTTATGGAATGCTGCACTCGCCAAAAGCGAGAAAGGATTTTATGCCATGTCTTTTACGTTAAGCTTGTTTGCTGCAATTGCCGTACAAAAGAACACGAGAGATCTCAAGGCATCTAAACCCGTTGCAGACACGCATGTGTAA
- a CDS encoding MFS transporter produces the protein MQKQPAAKTAFTPYQVLVIVLLSLTQFTVVLDFMVMSPLGDILMKSMDMNTTQFGFAVSGYAFSAGISGLLTAGFADRYDRKKLLLFFYIGFIVGTLLCGLSHTYLMLLFARIVTGLFGGVIGSISMAIIADLFPLEQRGRVMGFAQMGLSASQVLGIPISLYLSNIWGWQAPFLMIVALASAVWITTLLKMQPVTAHLNEATERNAVKHLWNTVKQRNYRIGFLATAMLSLGGFMMMPWGSAFSVNNLHVSYEQLPFLFMVSGVASLIVMPLIGKLSDRIDKFKIFTIASVWMMIMVIIYTHLTPVPFIVVITMNILFMAGIMSRMVPAIALTSSLPRMQDRGAYMSVSSSLQQIAGGVAAAVGGLIVVQPTKTSPLEHYDTLGFVIVALSAVSIWMVYRVSRMIKAQVAAAAGPQQPEAVLHEA, from the coding sequence GTGCAAAAACAACCTGCAGCCAAAACAGCTTTTACACCATACCAGGTATTGGTAATTGTATTGCTTTCGCTTACCCAGTTTACCGTAGTGCTGGATTTTATGGTCATGTCTCCACTGGGCGATATACTGATGAAATCAATGGACATGAATACCACGCAGTTTGGCTTTGCAGTTTCAGGCTATGCATTCAGTGCCGGCATTTCAGGATTACTTACTGCAGGCTTTGCAGACCGCTACGACCGGAAAAAATTGTTATTGTTTTTTTACATTGGTTTTATAGTGGGCACATTGCTTTGTGGGCTTAGTCATACATACCTTATGTTATTGTTTGCGAGAATTGTAACAGGTCTTTTTGGCGGCGTAATAGGATCTATTTCCATGGCCATCATTGCCGATCTTTTCCCGCTGGAGCAAAGAGGCCGTGTGATGGGTTTTGCGCAAATGGGCCTTAGTGCAAGCCAGGTATTGGGCATACCAATCAGTTTATATCTTTCCAATATATGGGGATGGCAGGCGCCATTTCTTATGATTGTGGCACTTGCATCGGCTGTATGGATAACAACGCTGCTGAAAATGCAACCTGTAACTGCGCACCTTAACGAGGCTACAGAAAGAAATGCAGTGAAGCATTTGTGGAATACTGTAAAGCAACGCAACTACCGCATCGGTTTCCTGGCTACTGCCATGCTATCCCTTGGTGGCTTTATGATGATGCCGTGGGGCAGTGCATTTTCTGTAAACAACCTGCATGTAAGTTATGAGCAACTTCCATTTTTATTCATGGTTTCGGGTGTAGCATCGCTAATTGTTATGCCGCTTATCGGGAAGCTGAGCGACAGGATTGATAAATTTAAAATATTTACCATAGCCTCTGTATGGATGATGATCATGGTGATCATTTATACGCACCTTACACCTGTACCTTTTATTGTGGTAATAACAATGAATATTCTTTTTATGGCCGGCATCATGAGCCGGATGGTACCGGCGATTGCCCTTACTTCTTCGTTACCCAGGATGCAGGACCGTGGGGCATATATGAGCGTAAGTTCATCACTGCAACAGATTGCCGGTGGTGTTGCCGCAGCAGTTGGCGGCTTGATTGTAGTACAGCCAACCAAAACCAGCCCGCTGGAGCATTATGACACACTGGGCTTTGTAATTGTTGCTTTATCAGCCGTTTCTATATGGATGGTGTATCGTGTAAGCAGGATGATTAAAGCACAGGTTGCTGCTGCCGCCGGGCCGCAGCAACCCGAGGCTGTTTTGCACGAGGCTTAA
- a CDS encoding TolC family protein, translating into MKKAIYSCRYMPVLLCFAMLSAQVFAQDSLHISINASDHLFLEKNLLAVAGQLNVDAQKALEIQASLYPNPTVSFGVNAYDADNRKLLYAGANGEKTAEIEQLILLGGKRKNEIALAKQNSKQAALEFSDLLRNLKYTLHTNMYSLYFDLKTLQKFNTQLQQLDTIIDAYETQAKKGNLPLKEVVRLKSTFIQLNNNKTTLLQSIQDEQKTLQVLLNVNEFIVPDVDEQVWQQFDRLPVVDSLLQLALANRADIQLAAVNKDIAALNVKYQKSLAVPDLTLNTSYDQRGAAFNNQFLFTVGIPLPLWNRNQGNIRYAETQTKLASVNEQLQQNSLTAEVNAAWYNMQRSIQEFQKTQAVYNKDFTDVYEGMRENFLKQNISIVEFVDFFESYSESLAEVNRIRKQLALSAENINYTTAYTLY; encoded by the coding sequence ATGAAAAAAGCAATATACAGTTGCAGGTATATGCCTGTGCTGCTGTGCTTTGCTATGCTGTCTGCACAAGTGTTTGCACAGGATAGCTTGCATATATCAATCAACGCGTCAGACCATTTATTCCTGGAAAAAAACCTGCTGGCAGTTGCCGGCCAGTTAAATGTAGACGCACAAAAAGCACTCGAAATACAGGCGTCTTTGTACCCCAATCCCACGGTAAGTTTTGGTGTAAATGCTTACGATGCGGATAACAGGAAGTTGCTTTACGCTGGCGCTAACGGTGAAAAAACAGCTGAAATTGAACAACTGATACTCCTGGGCGGTAAACGAAAAAACGAAATAGCACTGGCGAAACAAAACTCAAAACAGGCGGCCCTTGAATTTAGTGACCTGCTTCGCAATCTCAAATACACGCTGCATACAAATATGTATAGCCTGTATTTTGATCTTAAGACCCTGCAAAAATTCAATACGCAATTGCAGCAGCTCGATACCATTATTGACGCATACGAAACGCAGGCTAAAAAAGGTAACCTGCCCCTGAAAGAAGTGGTACGCCTCAAATCAACATTCATACAGCTCAACAATAATAAAACAACCCTGCTGCAATCCATACAGGATGAACAAAAAACATTGCAGGTACTGCTCAATGTAAACGAATTCATCGTGCCGGATGTTGATGAGCAGGTGTGGCAGCAATTCGATCGACTGCCAGTTGTAGATTCCCTGCTTCAGCTTGCGCTTGCAAACCGGGCAGACATACAGCTAGCCGCCGTTAATAAAGACATTGCAGCATTAAATGTAAAATATCAGAAAAGCTTGGCAGTGCCCGATCTTACACTCAATACATCCTACGACCAGCGCGGCGCTGCATTCAATAACCAGTTCCTTTTTACGGTGGGTATTCCGCTGCCGCTGTGGAACCGTAACCAGGGCAATATAAGATATGCAGAAACGCAGACAAAACTGGCATCAGTAAATGAACAGTTACAGCAAAACAGCCTTACTGCAGAAGTAAATGCTGCATGGTACAACATGCAAAGAAGTATCCAGGAATTTCAAAAAACACAAGCTGTTTACAACAAAGATTTTACTGATGTATACGAGGGTATGCGCGAAAACTTTTTAAAGCAAAACATCAGTATTGTTGAGTTTGTAGACTTTTTCGAATCCTACAGCGAAAGTCTTGCAGAAGTGAACCGCATTCGTAAACAACTGGCACTGTCTGCAGAAAACATCAATTACACAACCGCTTACACGCTTTACTAA
- a CDS encoding efflux RND transporter periplasmic adaptor subunit, producing the protein MKLLIIPVMLMVITACNHAKPEAVPGAAFVLTDTMLAKTVFARATSDTVTTELKLYGKIAADNNRLSQVYPVVGGNVIQVNAELGDFVKQGQTLAVIRSSEVAGYENERLDANSDVALAEKNLQVAKDLFAGKLNSEKDVVAAEKELEKSKAEQQRINEVYNIYHLKPGALYNVTAPISGFVINKNITPNELITSGNISNLFSIAQINEVWVLANVNESDIASIQQGMSATVKTISYPDRVFKGKVDRIFNILDPDTKAMTVRIRIANDDLALKPEMSATVSLQFNENRKMIAVPSAAIIFDKSKNWVMVYKDRSHIETRQVEIYKQVGDTVYISTGIAEGEQVVTQNQLLMYDALND; encoded by the coding sequence ATGAAACTATTAATTATACCAGTCATGCTAATGGTAATTACAGCATGCAACCACGCAAAGCCGGAAGCTGTACCGGGTGCAGCATTTGTATTAACTGATACCATGCTTGCAAAAACGGTTTTTGCCAGGGCAACTTCAGATACAGTAACAACCGAACTGAAATTATACGGCAAGATCGCCGCAGATAATAACAGGCTCTCACAGGTATATCCTGTTGTTGGTGGCAATGTAATCCAGGTAAATGCCGAACTGGGAGATTTTGTAAAACAGGGACAAACGCTTGCCGTAATCCGCAGCAGCGAAGTGGCAGGCTATGAGAACGAAAGGTTAGATGCCAACAGCGATGTGGCGCTGGCTGAGAAAAACCTGCAGGTAGCAAAAGACCTTTTTGCAGGTAAACTCAATTCAGAGAAAGATGTGGTGGCAGCAGAGAAAGAACTGGAAAAGTCAAAGGCCGAACAACAGCGCATCAACGAAGTGTATAACATTTATCATTTAAAGCCTGGTGCATTGTACAATGTTACGGCGCCCATCAGTGGGTTTGTAATCAATAAAAATATTACACCAAACGAACTTATTACCAGCGGCAACATCAGCAATCTTTTTTCTATAGCGCAGATCAATGAAGTGTGGGTGCTGGCCAATGTTAACGAATCAGATATTGCGTCTATACAACAGGGTATGAGTGCAACTGTGAAAACCATCAGCTATCCTGACCGTGTGTTCAAAGGAAAGGTTGACCGCATATTCAACATACTCGATCCTGATACAAAAGCCATGACGGTGCGTATACGTATTGCAAATGATGACCTGGCACTAAAACCTGAAATGAGTGCAACGGTGTCTTTACAGTTCAATGAAAACAGGAAGATGATTGCGGTGCCTTCTGCCGCCATCATATTTGATAAAAGCAAAAACTGGGTAATGGTTTACAAAGACCGCAGCCACATTGAAACGAGACAGGTAGAGATATACAAACAGGTTGGCGATACTGTTTACATATCAACCGGCATTGCAGAAGGAGAGCAGGTAGTTACACAAAACCAGTTGCTCATGTACGATGCGTTAAATGATTAA